In one window of Erwinia tasmaniensis Et1/99 DNA:
- the ssuD gene encoding FMNH2-dependent alkanesulfonate monooxygenase, with protein MSLSVFWFLPTHGDGQYLGTNEGARPVDHAYLQQIAQAADRLGFGGVLIPTGRSCEDAWLVAASLIPVTQRLRFLVALRPGVISPTQAARQAATLDRLSNGRALFNLVTGGDAEELAGDGVFLDHRERYAESAEFTRVWRRVLEGETVDYEGKHVHVRGARLLFKPVQQPRPPLWFGGSSEVAQDLAAEQVDVYLTWGEPPAQVKEKIERVQAKAAAQGRKVRFGIRLHVIVRETNEEAWQAADRLISHLDDETIAKAQEALARTDSVGQQRMAALHGGKRDRLEISPNLWAGVGLVRGGAGTALVGDGPTVAARMQEYADLGIETFILSGYPHLEEAYRVGELLFPHLDLVVPEIPRPAAILAQGEHIAHQFVPQKVSQS; from the coding sequence ATGAGCCTTTCCGTATTCTGGTTTCTACCGACCCACGGCGATGGGCAGTATCTGGGCACCAATGAGGGTGCGCGTCCGGTAGATCACGCCTATTTGCAACAGATTGCCCAGGCCGCCGATCGCCTGGGGTTTGGCGGCGTGCTCATCCCGACCGGCCGCTCCTGTGAAGACGCCTGGCTGGTTGCCGCGTCGCTGATCCCGGTCACCCAGCGACTGCGTTTTTTGGTGGCGCTGCGCCCGGGCGTGATCTCCCCTACTCAGGCGGCGCGTCAGGCGGCAACGCTGGACCGCTTATCCAACGGCAGAGCCTTGTTTAACCTGGTGACCGGCGGTGATGCCGAAGAGCTGGCAGGGGATGGCGTATTTCTCGATCACCGCGAACGCTATGCGGAATCGGCTGAATTCACCAGGGTCTGGCGCCGCGTTCTTGAAGGTGAAACGGTTGATTACGAAGGAAAGCATGTGCATGTGCGCGGCGCACGGCTGCTGTTTAAGCCGGTGCAGCAACCGCGCCCCCCGCTGTGGTTTGGCGGCTCCTCAGAGGTGGCACAGGATCTGGCCGCAGAACAGGTAGATGTCTATCTGACATGGGGAGAGCCACCTGCTCAGGTGAAAGAGAAAATCGAACGAGTGCAGGCTAAAGCGGCGGCACAGGGGCGCAAAGTGCGTTTCGGCATTCGTCTGCATGTCATCGTGCGCGAAACCAATGAGGAAGCCTGGCAGGCCGCCGACCGTCTGATCTCGCATCTCGACGATGAGACTATTGCTAAAGCGCAGGAGGCGCTGGCACGCACCGACTCGGTCGGGCAGCAGCGAATGGCCGCCCTGCACGGCGGCAAGCGCGATCGACTGGAAATCAGTCCAAACCTGTGGGCCGGGGTGGGCCTGGTGCGCGGTGGAGCAGGCACGGCGCTGGTTGGCGACGGGCCAACGGTGGCGGCCCGCATGCAGGAGTATGCCGATCTCGGCATTGAAACCTTTATTCTTTCCGGCTACCCGCATCTTGAAGAGGCGTATCGGGTGGGTGAACTGCTGTTCCCGCACCTCGATCTTGTCGTGCCGGAAATCCCCCGGCCGGCCGCCATTCTGGCCCAGGGTGAGCATATTGCCCACCAGTTCGTGCCGCAAAAAGTGTCTCAAAGCTAG
- the ssuC gene encoding aliphatic sulfonate ABC transporter permease SsuC, translating to MSRTLIRIRDFLLPWALPIVLVVGWQLASWAGWLSTRILPSPEAIVVTFYKLSASGELWQHLAISSWRAVIGFSIGGSIGLVLGLITGVSKLGERLLDTSVQMLRNIPHLALIPLVILWFGIDESAKIFLVALGTLFPIYINTWHGIRNIDRGLIEMARSYGLSGWSLFIQVVLPGALPSIMVGVRFALGLMWLTLIVAETISASSGIGYLAMNAREFLQTDVVVVAIILYALLGKLADVSALLLERVWLRWHPAYQLKEETP from the coding sequence ATGAGCAGAACGTTGATCCGCATTAGAGATTTTTTGCTGCCGTGGGCCCTGCCGATCGTGCTGGTGGTGGGATGGCAGCTGGCGTCATGGGCGGGCTGGCTTTCGACGCGAATTCTACCCTCGCCCGAGGCCATCGTCGTGACGTTTTACAAGCTTTCTGCCAGCGGCGAGCTATGGCAACACCTGGCGATCAGCAGCTGGCGGGCCGTCATCGGATTCAGCATCGGCGGCTCCATTGGCCTGGTGCTTGGATTGATCACCGGCGTGTCTAAGCTCGGCGAACGCCTGCTGGATACGTCAGTGCAGATGCTGCGCAACATCCCGCATCTGGCCCTGATCCCGTTAGTTATCCTGTGGTTCGGCATCGATGAGTCTGCCAAAATTTTCCTTGTGGCGCTCGGTACGCTGTTTCCGATCTACATCAATACCTGGCACGGCATCCGCAATATTGATCGTGGGCTGATAGAGATGGCGCGCAGTTACGGCCTGTCCGGCTGGAGCCTGTTTATCCAGGTGGTGCTGCCGGGCGCTCTGCCCTCGATTATGGTCGGCGTGCGCTTTGCGCTCGGCCTGATGTGGCTAACGCTTATCGTGGCGGAAACGATTTCTGCCAGTTCTGGCATTGGCTATCTGGCCATGAATGCCCGCGAGTTCTTGCAGACCGATGTGGTGGTGGTAGCCATTATTCTCTATGCCCTGCTGGGAAAACTGGCTGACGTCAGCGCGCTGCTGTTGGAACGCGTCTGGCTACGCTGGCATCCGGCGTATCAACTGAAAGAGGAAACTCCATGA
- a CDS encoding sulfonate ABC transporter substrate-binding protein — translation MTLFSRVLTRIFVTGLLTSGVAGAATQNAPEQLRIGYQKGSVSMVLAKSHHLLEQRFPDTQIKWVEFPAGPQMLEALNVNSIDLGSTGDIPPIFAQAAGADLLYVGAEPPKPLSEVILVPENSPIKTVAELKGHKVAFQKGSSSHNLLLRALREAGLSFSDIKPAFLTPADARAAFQQGDVDAWTIWDPYYSAALQQGGARVLKDGRTLSLTGSFYLATRSYTQKNGLFLQQVLDTFSQADALTRSQREQSVDLLATAMGLPNAVIASYLDHRPPTTISLVSEQTARAQQQTADLFYASHLMPVKVDISSRIWHGPSSN, via the coding sequence ATGACCTTGTTTTCACGAGTATTAACCCGCATTTTCGTTACCGGCCTGTTGACGTCAGGCGTTGCAGGTGCAGCAACCCAGAATGCTCCAGAACAACTCCGTATCGGCTATCAAAAAGGCTCGGTCAGCATGGTGCTGGCAAAGTCTCATCATTTATTGGAGCAGCGCTTTCCTGATACACAGATTAAATGGGTGGAGTTCCCCGCCGGGCCACAGATGTTAGAGGCTCTCAACGTCAACAGTATCGATCTGGGCAGTACCGGTGATATACCGCCGATTTTCGCTCAGGCTGCCGGAGCTGACCTGCTGTACGTGGGTGCCGAACCGCCCAAACCGCTGTCCGAAGTGATCCTCGTACCGGAAAACAGCCCGATCAAGACGGTCGCAGAGCTGAAAGGGCATAAAGTCGCATTTCAGAAAGGTTCCAGCTCCCACAACCTGTTACTGCGGGCGCTGCGGGAGGCGGGATTGAGCTTCAGCGATATCAAGCCTGCATTTCTCACGCCCGCAGATGCGCGCGCCGCTTTCCAGCAGGGTGATGTTGATGCCTGGACCATCTGGGATCCGTATTATTCCGCCGCGCTCCAGCAGGGCGGTGCGCGGGTACTGAAAGACGGCAGGACCTTGAGTCTTACCGGCTCGTTCTACCTGGCCACCCGTTCCTATACGCAGAAAAACGGCCTTTTTCTCCAGCAGGTCCTGGATACGTTTAGCCAGGCAGACGCGCTGACGCGCAGCCAGCGTGAACAAAGCGTGGATCTGCTCGCCACGGCAATGGGGTTGCCCAACGCGGTAATTGCCAGCTATCTCGATCATCGGCCTCCCACCACTATCAGCCTGGTGAGCGAACAAACGGCACGGGCGCAGCAGCAGACTGCTGACCTGTTTTACGCCAGCCACCTGATGCCGGTGAAGGTCGATATTTCCAGCCGCATCTGGCATGGCCCTTCGTCCAATTAA